From the Trueperaceae bacterium genome, one window contains:
- the iolG gene encoding inositol 2-dehydrogenase has product MSQANGRAEGSVGFLVIGAGRMGALHARHLAGAVDGAHLVRVVDADAAAAARAAYGGAESGTDLAAALADPRVGAVLIASPTTLHAEHLEAAARAGKAIFCEKPVAHELKRTEQALAVVRDAGVPFQIGFNRRYDPGFAELARTVRAGEMGRVEMFRSQSSDPTPPPEDYVATSGGIYVDSVIHDIDMARFVAGEVTRVTALGRVLVEPYLEKHGDIDTSILTLEFESGAIGVLQNTRRTVYGYDLRVEVHCAQGKLVSEAERATNLWRYGKGGITGDYVYYFLERFRDAYLVEVQAFVAALRAGETPTPGPSDALGSLRVALAARESLRRG; this is encoded by the coding sequence ATGAGCCAAGCTAACGGTAGGGCAGAGGGAAGCGTCGGTTTCCTCGTCATCGGGGCGGGGCGCATGGGCGCGCTGCACGCCCGTCACCTTGCCGGCGCCGTGGACGGCGCTCACCTCGTGCGGGTGGTGGACGCCGACGCGGCCGCCGCCGCGCGGGCCGCCTACGGCGGGGCCGAGTCGGGCACCGACCTGGCCGCCGCCTTGGCCGACCCGCGGGTCGGGGCGGTCCTCATCGCCTCGCCCACCACCCTGCACGCCGAGCACCTCGAGGCGGCCGCGCGGGCCGGCAAGGCCATCTTCTGCGAGAAGCCCGTGGCGCACGAGCTCAAGCGCACGGAGCAGGCCCTCGCCGTCGTGCGGGACGCCGGCGTGCCGTTCCAGATCGGGTTCAACCGCCGCTACGACCCCGGCTTCGCCGAACTGGCGCGCACGGTGCGCGCGGGCGAGATGGGGCGGGTGGAGATGTTCCGCAGCCAGTCGTCGGACCCCACGCCGCCGCCGGAGGATTACGTGGCCACGTCGGGCGGCATCTACGTCGACTCCGTGATCCACGACATCGACATGGCCCGCTTCGTGGCCGGCGAGGTCACGCGCGTGACCGCCCTGGGGCGCGTGCTGGTGGAGCCGTACCTCGAGAAGCACGGCGACATCGACACGAGCATCCTCACCCTGGAGTTCGAGTCGGGCGCCATCGGCGTGCTGCAGAACACGCGCCGCACCGTCTACGGTTACGACCTGCGCGTGGAGGTGCACTGCGCCCAGGGCAAGCTCGTCTCCGAGGCCGAGCGCGCCACCAACCTGTGGCGTTACGGCAAGGGCGGCATAACGGGCGACTACGTCTACTACTTCCTGGAACGGTTCCGCGACGCCTACCTCGTGGAGGTGCAGGCGTTCGTGGCCGCGCTGCGGGCGGGCGAGACGCCCACGCCGGGGCCTAGTGACGCGCTCGGGTCGTTGCGGGTGGCGTTGGCGGCGCGGGAGAGCCTGCGGCGGGG
- the iolC gene encoding 5-dehydro-2-deoxygluconokinase → MGRSSIDLYANDIGAPFEEITSFAAYVGGSPTNIAVGARRLGLRAGLLTAVGEDKVGDFILAFLRREGVDVSFLPRKPGARSSAVLLGIEPPDRFPLVFYRDNAADMQLTIDDALAAPLDSTRALEVSGTGLSREPSRSATFFAAERARAAGAAVFLDIDFRADQWHDPRAFGLAVRALLPNVDVAMGTEEEVNAAMLTDASQVRVTHQQVSAPEIEGDVNANVRALLAVPGGPKVLVVKRGAAGATVFTADGSVTDVPGFPVEVHNVLGAGDAFASGLIYGRLKGWDWYRSARMGNACGAIVVTRHGCANFMAYEEEALAFVEGRGGF, encoded by the coding sequence ATGGGCCGGTCGTCCATCGACCTGTACGCCAACGACATCGGCGCGCCGTTCGAGGAGATCACGAGCTTCGCGGCGTACGTGGGCGGGAGCCCCACCAACATCGCCGTGGGCGCGCGCCGGCTCGGGCTGCGGGCTGGGCTCCTCACGGCCGTGGGCGAGGACAAGGTGGGCGACTTCATCCTCGCCTTCCTGCGCCGCGAGGGCGTGGACGTGAGCTTCCTGCCGCGCAAGCCGGGGGCACGCTCGAGCGCCGTGCTGCTCGGCATCGAGCCGCCCGACCGCTTCCCGCTGGTCTTCTACCGCGACAACGCGGCCGACATGCAGCTCACCATCGACGACGCGCTGGCGGCCCCGCTCGACTCGACGCGGGCGCTGGAGGTGTCGGGCACGGGTCTGAGCCGCGAGCCGAGCCGCAGCGCGACGTTCTTCGCCGCGGAGCGCGCGCGTGCCGCTGGGGCCGCGGTGTTCCTCGACATCGACTTCCGCGCCGACCAGTGGCACGACCCGCGCGCCTTCGGGCTGGCCGTGCGGGCGCTGCTGCCGAACGTGGACGTGGCCATGGGCACGGAGGAGGAGGTCAACGCCGCCATGCTCACCGACGCCTCGCAGGTGCGTGTGACGCACCAGCAGGTGTCGGCCCCCGAGATCGAGGGCGACGTGAACGCGAACGTGCGGGCGCTCCTCGCGGTGCCGGGCGGCCCGAAGGTGCTGGTCGTGAAGCGCGGCGCGGCGGGCGCCACTGTGTTCACGGCCGACGGGAGCGTGACGGACGTGCCGGGCTTCCCGGTCGAGGTGCACAACGTGCTGGGCGCGGGCGACGCGTTCGCGAGCGGCCTCATCTACGGTCGCCTGAAGGGCTGGGACTGGTACCGCAGCGCCCGCATGGGCAACGCCTGCGGCGCCATCGTGGTGACGCGGCACGGCTGCGCCAACTTCATGGCGTACGAGGAGGAGGCGCTGGCGTTCGTGGAGGGGCGCGGGGGGTTCTGA
- a CDS encoding class II fructose-bisphosphate aldolase gives GLDFERLADVAHATQGTPLVLHGGSGVPEEMVRRAIELGVRKVNVNTECLVAFTAAVRRYVEAGRDREGKGYLPQALLADGLEAAKRVAMEKMALFGSAGKA, from the coding sequence GGCCTCGACTTCGAGCGCCTGGCCGACGTGGCCCACGCCACCCAGGGCACGCCGCTCGTGCTACACGGCGGTTCGGGGGTGCCGGAGGAGATGGTGCGCCGCGCCATCGAGCTGGGCGTGCGCAAGGTGAACGTCAACACGGAGTGCCTGGTCGCCTTCACGGCCGCCGTGCGGCGCTACGTCGAGGCCGGCCGCGACCGCGAGGGCAAGGGCTACCTGCCGCAGGCGCTCCTCGCCGACGGGCTCGAGGCCGCCAAGCGCGTGGCCATGGAGAAGATGGCGCTGTTCGGGAGCGCCGGCAAGGCCTGA
- a CDS encoding ribbon-helix-helix protein, CopG family, with amino-acid sequence MSSNETIDGVPVTEEQIAAWVAEAEAGFDAETLQKRGRGRPGRGAGPSQVIAVRLTVDELAALDARAAAEGKSRSEVIRQALSASGII; translated from the coding sequence GTGTCCTCGAACGAGACGATCGATGGTGTCCCGGTAACAGAAGAGCAGATCGCTGCCTGGGTCGCCGAGGCGGAGGCGGGTTTCGACGCCGAGACGCTGCAGAAGCGAGGGCGTGGTCGGCCGGGGCGAGGCGCCGGGCCGTCTCAGGTGATCGCCGTGCGCCTGACCGTGGACGAGTTGGCAGCTCTCGATGCTAGGGCCGCCGCCGAGGGTAAGTCCCGGTCCGAGGTCATACGCCAGGCCTTGTCAGCTTCTGGGATCATCTGA
- a CDS encoding MFS transporter — translation MAAAEPPPRPEPWFVAYALLGAAAAGLAPLLLPLWVSRDGNVALVGLVVGALSLGELSAPLWGQLADKYGTYRLLFAGGLAAAGLSLTGLAFTRQPAALTLLSLALGAGIAATSTLGNLYVVERFPQDTWGERLGLLQTSYGVGQVAGLALAGLLSTTHLGLAIGLTAIVPFAALLYTNALPQMPGTLRVRPGHSHVHLKVEPIFASLLHAHHLPTIGTAIAWLRHAPPPFIRFQTLWFVINTGSAFLFAFYPLLLARQYDLATTTIAWAYAAAAALGLLLYTPAGRWTERRGATVVLRFAITVRLVAFAALTVLPLAPGAWRAPAAMALFTVIVLAWSLLSVAGSTLTANLGLPEGEAMGLFSASGALAGVVGALLGGVLVKVFGYGILPLAATVFFLGGLLLTQRGGMRPPGAVKAAPGPTPPRGPSDDPRS, via the coding sequence TTGGCCGCCGCGGAGCCACCACCCAGACCCGAACCGTGGTTCGTCGCCTACGCCCTCCTGGGCGCCGCCGCCGCCGGGCTCGCGCCGCTCCTCCTCCCCCTCTGGGTCAGCCGCGACGGCAACGTGGCCCTCGTCGGTCTCGTGGTCGGCGCCCTCAGCCTCGGCGAACTCAGCGCGCCCCTCTGGGGCCAGCTCGCCGACAAGTACGGCACCTACCGCCTCCTCTTCGCCGGCGGCCTCGCCGCGGCCGGGCTGTCCCTCACGGGCCTGGCGTTCACCCGCCAGCCCGCCGCCCTCACACTGTTAAGCCTCGCCCTCGGTGCCGGCATAGCCGCCACCAGCACCCTCGGCAACCTCTACGTGGTCGAGCGCTTCCCGCAAGACACCTGGGGCGAACGGCTCGGCCTGCTCCAGACGAGCTACGGCGTGGGCCAGGTGGCCGGCCTCGCCCTCGCCGGCCTGCTGAGCACCACCCACCTTGGCCTCGCCATCGGCCTCACCGCCATCGTCCCTTTCGCCGCCCTGCTCTACACCAACGCGCTCCCCCAGATGCCCGGCACGCTCCGGGTCCGCCCCGGCCACAGCCACGTGCACCTCAAGGTCGAACCGATCTTCGCCTCCCTGCTGCACGCCCACCACCTCCCCACCATCGGCACCGCCATCGCCTGGCTCCGCCACGCACCACCCCCCTTCATCCGCTTCCAGACGCTCTGGTTCGTCATCAACACCGGCTCGGCCTTCCTCTTCGCCTTCTACCCCCTCCTCCTGGCGCGCCAGTACGACCTGGCCACCACCACCATCGCCTGGGCCTACGCCGCGGCCGCTGCCCTCGGTCTCCTCCTCTACACCCCCGCCGGCCGTTGGACCGAACGCCGAGGCGCCACCGTGGTCCTCCGCTTCGCCATCACGGTGCGCCTGGTCGCGTTCGCGGCCCTCACCGTCCTCCCGCTCGCCCCCGGCGCCTGGCGCGCCCCCGCCGCCATGGCGCTCTTCACCGTCATCGTGCTCGCCTGGTCGCTCCTCAGCGTGGCCGGCTCCACCCTCACCGCCAACCTGGGCCTCCCCGAGGGCGAAGCCATGGGGCTCTTCTCCGCCAGCGGCGCCCTCGCCGGCGTGGTCGGCGCGCTGCTCGGCGGGGTACTCGTCAAGGTCTTCGGCTACGGGATCCTGCCGCTGGCGGCGACGGTCTTCTTCCTCGGGGGTTTGCTGCTCACGCAGCGAGGCGGGATGCGGCCGCCTGGCGCCGTCAAGGCCGCGCCAGGCCCGACGCCCCCGCGCGGACCTTCAGATGATCCCAGAAGCTGA
- a CDS encoding DNA-3-methyladenine glycosylase I, producing the protein PAKVAALTDQDVARLKADPGLIRHEAKIRATISNAAATLALRAEGGLVELVHSFAVAPDSPTAGAAAEHRTRSPESEALAAALRERGFRFVGPTNMYALLQAVGLAPR; encoded by the coding sequence CCCGCCAAGGTGGCCGCCCTCACCGACCAGGACGTGGCCCGCCTCAAGGCGGACCCAGGCCTCATCCGCCACGAGGCCAAGATCCGCGCCACCATCTCCAACGCGGCAGCCACGCTGGCGCTGCGGGCGGAGGGCGGGCTGGTCGAACTCGTCCACTCGTTCGCGGTAGCGCCGGACTCCCCCACGGCCGGCGCGGCAGCGGAGCACCGCACGCGCTCGCCCGAATCGGAGGCCCTCGCGGCCGCCCTCCGCGAACGCGGCTTCCGCTTCGTGGGCCCCACCAACATGTACGCGCTCCTCCAGGCCGTGGGCCTCGCCCCGCGCTAG
- a CDS encoding MGMT family protein, producing the protein LGGYGGGLDRKRWLLDHESRAFGGGAGRLF; encoded by the coding sequence CTGGGCGGCTACGGCGGCGGGCTGGACCGCAAGCGTTGGCTGCTCGACCACGAGAGCAGGGCGTTCGGCGGGGGCGCGGGGCGGCTGTTCTGA
- the solA gene encoding N-methyl-L-tryptophan oxidase, whose amino-acid sequence MPTFDTIVIGAGVIGSAAARTLAGAGSVLLLEQFPFLHERGSSHGGSRIFRHAYVDELHTRLAVRADALWQDLEAETGERLLHRTGGIDLFSANDPQATAMLASLAAAGSPGERLSGSELRERFPVFAVPDDKTVVYHPASAVLPATRAVATLLRSAAARGATLRESEPVLNVAAEPGSVTVTTAAGTYHGGRLVIAAGGWLAGLADGARLPLVVEQQQVIYLPVTGDLAAHQTGRMPVFIERVADGNGGIYGFPAFEYPHVVKVADNGGARAVPSADERSFEVNAALAETTIAAATALLPGVGATPTSAATCLYTKTPDERFVLDRHPAHPNVVLAGGGSGHAFKFGPLFGELIAGLLEGADAIPEFSATRFG is encoded by the coding sequence ATGCCCACCTTCGACACCATCGTCATCGGCGCAGGCGTCATCGGCAGCGCTGCCGCGCGCACCCTCGCGGGCGCCGGCTCCGTGCTGCTCCTCGAGCAGTTCCCGTTCCTGCACGAGCGCGGCTCGTCGCACGGCGGGTCGCGCATCTTCCGGCACGCGTACGTCGACGAGCTTCACACCCGCCTGGCCGTCCGCGCCGACGCGCTCTGGCAGGACCTCGAGGCCGAGACGGGCGAGCGGCTCCTCCACCGCACCGGCGGCATCGACCTCTTCTCGGCCAACGACCCGCAGGCCACGGCCATGCTCGCCTCCCTCGCGGCGGCCGGCAGCCCGGGCGAGCGCCTCAGCGGGAGCGAGCTGCGCGAGCGCTTTCCCGTCTTCGCCGTGCCTGACGACAAGACGGTGGTGTACCACCCGGCCAGTGCCGTGCTGCCGGCCACCCGCGCGGTTGCCACACTGCTGCGCTCCGCGGCGGCGAGGGGCGCCACGCTGCGCGAGTCGGAGCCCGTCTTGAACGTGGCGGCCGAACCCGGGAGCGTGACCGTCACCACCGCAGCTGGCACCTATCACGGAGGGCGTCTCGTGATCGCGGCCGGCGGTTGGCTGGCCGGACTGGCGGACGGGGCGCGCCTGCCGCTCGTCGTCGAGCAGCAGCAGGTCATCTACCTGCCCGTCACGGGCGACCTCGCCGCCCACCAGACTGGCCGCATGCCCGTCTTCATCGAGCGCGTGGCCGACGGCAACGGCGGCATCTACGGCTTCCCGGCCTTCGAGTACCCCCACGTCGTGAAGGTGGCCGACAACGGCGGGGCCAGAGCCGTCCCGAGTGCCGACGAGCGCAGCTTCGAGGTGAACGCGGCCCTGGCGGAGACCACGATCGCGGCGGCCACGGCACTCCTACCCGGGGTCGGCGCCACGCCCACCAGCGCCGCCACCTGCCTCTACACGAAGACGCCCGACGAGCGCTTCGTGCTCGACCGCCACCCGGCCCACCCGAACGTCGTCCTGGCGGGTGGCGGTTCGGGACACGCCTTCAAGTTCGGACCTCTGTTCGGCGAGCTGATCGCCGGGCTGCTTGAGGGCGCCGACGCCATCCCGGAGTTCAGCGCGACCAGGTTCGGCTAG